In Thiovibrio frasassiensis, one DNA window encodes the following:
- a CDS encoding methyl-accepting chemotaxis protein → MKKNIRNKMLFAFGGVCVLLLFQLVLNIFLQARVVRSVTYARDVGYAGNELTMNLKYDLSDVALWITDISATRGLDGLNDGLKKAEHSANLFHKHIQELMELYPGEKKQLEEVDHSFSKFYEKNVWMAGQYIKGGPELGNKSMAEVDAYADEIHSRISEIERKMEAESVAAMQGAMDAIQMNNMIGGGLSLGVILFTLILAWLFSGRIASALGTLIGVAQQIAAGNTGVRIDTTATDEFGVLQGAMAKMVAAINSVSKEVAVVSRAAMEGKLSIRADAAQHQGDFKKIVEGINNTMSRLVGLLDSMPTPAMIIDNDFNVQYMNELGAKVGAKTQAQLVGTKCFDHFKTSDCKTERCACGQAMRSAQDATSETDAHPGNLDLDITYSATPLRDEEGKIIGAFEVVTDQTAVKKAARVAEKIANYQSIETQKLVESLKKIAEGDISLAIDTEPADSDTAPVKQIFDGIGSAVGALIDALNEITGAAREIAEGNLLVKLKKRGAQDDLIQALQDMVEKLKEIITDVRGAADQVASGSQELSSSSQQVSQGASEQAASVEEISSSMEELASTVAQTADHARQTASLSNKAAADAVDGGKAVVETVAAMQLIANKIELIEEIARQTNLLALNAAIEAARAGEHGKGFAVVAAEVRKLAERSQYSAQEIKGVASASVETASNAGKLINEIVPQIQKTAELVHEIDAASNEQARGIDENARAIQQFDQVIQSNSAAAEEMASTSEELTAQAAHLQETIAFFKVDTEVKVRQPGRSLPLPAPRAKKTSLQGKGVKLSLPAGGEGDFERY, encoded by the coding sequence ATGAAAAAAAACATTAGAAATAAAATGCTGTTCGCCTTTGGCGGGGTCTGTGTTTTGCTGTTGTTCCAGTTGGTCCTGAATATTTTTCTTCAGGCCAGAGTGGTTCGCTCCGTGACCTATGCCCGAGATGTGGGCTATGCCGGAAATGAGTTAACCATGAACCTTAAGTACGACTTGTCGGATGTGGCCTTGTGGATTACCGACATTTCGGCGACTCGGGGGCTTGACGGATTAAATGACGGTCTCAAAAAGGCTGAACATTCGGCCAATCTTTTTCATAAGCATATTCAGGAATTGATGGAGCTATATCCCGGCGAGAAAAAACAATTGGAGGAGGTGGACCACTCTTTCAGTAAATTTTATGAAAAAAATGTCTGGATGGCAGGGCAGTATATCAAAGGGGGGCCGGAACTCGGAAACAAGTCCATGGCCGAGGTAGATGCCTACGCCGATGAAATTCATAGCCGCATCAGCGAAATCGAGAGGAAGATGGAGGCTGAATCCGTCGCGGCCATGCAGGGAGCCATGGATGCGATCCAGATGAATAATATGATCGGGGGGGGGCTTTCGCTTGGGGTTATCCTCTTCACTTTGATTCTTGCTTGGCTTTTTTCCGGGAGGATCGCTTCGGCACTCGGGACGCTGATTGGTGTTGCCCAGCAAATCGCGGCCGGGAACACCGGGGTTCGGATCGATACCACTGCCACCGATGAGTTTGGTGTCCTTCAGGGCGCCATGGCAAAAATGGTGGCGGCGATTAATTCTGTGTCCAAGGAGGTTGCCGTGGTTTCCCGGGCGGCAATGGAAGGCAAGCTCAGCATCCGCGCCGATGCGGCCCAACACCAGGGCGATTTTAAAAAGATCGTCGAAGGAATCAACAATACCATGTCCAGGTTGGTGGGACTGCTGGACAGTATGCCAACTCCGGCCATGATCATCGATAATGATTTTAATGTCCAGTACATGAACGAACTGGGCGCTAAGGTCGGCGCCAAGACTCAGGCCCAGTTGGTCGGGACCAAATGTTTTGATCACTTCAAAACCTCGGATTGCAAGACCGAGCGTTGTGCTTGCGGCCAGGCGATGAGGAGTGCCCAGGATGCTACTTCTGAAACAGATGCCCATCCAGGAAACTTGGATCTTGATATTACTTACAGTGCCACGCCTCTTCGTGATGAAGAAGGTAAAATCATTGGCGCCTTTGAGGTGGTGACTGATCAGACCGCGGTTAAGAAAGCTGCGCGGGTGGCGGAAAAAATTGCGAATTATCAATCCATCGAAACACAGAAGCTGGTCGAAAGTCTCAAAAAGATCGCCGAAGGCGATATCTCGCTGGCAATTGATACCGAGCCTGCTGATTCCGATACCGCGCCGGTGAAACAGATTTTTGACGGCATAGGCTCGGCCGTGGGCGCATTGATCGACGCCTTGAACGAGATCACCGGCGCGGCTCGCGAGATAGCAGAGGGGAATCTGCTGGTAAAACTGAAAAAGCGCGGCGCCCAGGATGATTTGATTCAGGCCTTGCAGGACATGGTTGAAAAACTCAAAGAGATTATCACCGATGTACGCGGCGCCGCGGATCAGGTTGCCTCTGGCAGTCAAGAATTGAGCAGCAGTTCCCAGCAGGTCTCACAGGGGGCCAGCGAACAGGCGGCCTCGGTGGAGGAGATTTCTTCTTCCATGGAAGAGTTAGCCAGTACCGTGGCGCAGACTGCGGACCATGCCCGGCAGACGGCGTCGCTTTCCAATAAGGCCGCTGCCGATGCCGTGGATGGAGGCAAGGCAGTGGTGGAAACCGTGGCAGCCATGCAGCTCATTGCTAATAAGATCGAGCTGATTGAGGAGATTGCACGGCAGACCAACCTGCTGGCACTGAATGCCGCCATTGAGGCGGCCCGGGCCGGGGAACATGGCAAGGGCTTTGCGGTGGTTGCCGCCGAGGTGAGGAAACTTGCGGAGAGAAGTCAGTATTCCGCCCAGGAGATCAAGGGGGTTGCAAGTGCCAGTGTGGAAACCGCTTCCAATGCCGGCAAGCTTATCAACGAGATCGTGCCGCAGATCCAGAAAACCGCGGAGCTGGTCCATGAGATCGATGCCGCCAGTAACGAGCAGGCTCGGGGCATTGATGAGAACGCCCGGGCCATTCAGCAGTTTGACCAGGTGATTCAATCCAATAGCGCGGCCGCTGAGGAGATGGCCTCCACCAGCGAGGAGTTGACCGCACAGGCCGCCCATCTGCAGGAAACCATTGCTTTTTTCAAGGTGGATACCGAGGTCAAGGTGCGTCAGCCGGGGAGATCTCTGCCTTTGCCGGCCCCGCGAGCGAAAAAGACCTCTTTGCAAGGTAAAGGTGTCAAGCTCTCCCTGCCTGCTGGCGGGGAAGGGGATTTTGAGCGGTATTAG
- a CDS encoding PDC sensor domain-containing protein, with protein sequence MKKIIVASVFGIAVMLTAGSVFAAEKAPQKVIDLANTELVKLGSDPAIVQAVKAENAKGKTLAQIKEKDVKWMATPGVVDYMKALMDNPCGKRLKEIRKSAPYYAELFVMDNLGANVCMSDKTSDYWQGDEPKFTESYKGGKGAVHVGDVKFDDSTQAYTVQVSVPVKDGAAVIGAMTIGIDMDKLK encoded by the coding sequence ATGAAAAAAATAATCGTTGCAAGTGTGTTCGGGATTGCTGTGATGTTGACTGCCGGAAGCGTTTTTGCCGCGGAAAAAGCTCCGCAGAAGGTTATTGATCTGGCCAACACAGAGTTGGTGAAATTGGGCTCGGATCCGGCAATTGTTCAGGCGGTGAAGGCGGAAAATGCCAAGGGTAAGACCCTTGCCCAAATTAAGGAGAAGGATGTCAAATGGATGGCTACTCCTGGGGTCGTAGACTACATGAAGGCTCTGATGGACAATCCTTGCGGCAAACGGCTTAAGGAGATTCGGAAATCGGCGCCTTATTATGCGGAGCTTTTTGTCATGGATAACCTTGGCGCCAATGTCTGCATGAGCGATAAAACATCCGACTATTGGCAGGGTGACGAGCCGAAGTTCACTGAATCCTACAAAGGGGGCAAGGGGGCGGTGCATGTTGGCGACGTTAAGTTCGATGACAGCACCCAGGCCTATACTGTTCAGGTATCCGTGCCTGTCAAGGATGGCGCAGCAGTGATCGGTGCCATGACCATCGGTATTGACATGGACAAGCTGAAATAA
- a CDS encoding HAMP domain-containing methyl-accepting chemotaxis protein, whose product MIRLSDMKVASKLTLCFTVMILFMAVIGGGGYVGLSQLDKNLLDISEKRMPANNYLLSADRDLQQLLVAERSMIFASTETDVFKQLVKEYEENLGQVVQRMGKYKALAQTPKEKELLAQFDKSFAVWQTISRQVVNGRVEDTREGRNLALDLTLGQAKARFEEMRGIIDKLQDLNGTYIEKAQADAVRTYNVAVIMLASVIGGGACIAILLALLVSRNITVPLARALEVNERLALGDTELQIQVDRKDEVGAMLGAMAKVVENFKATARVAGQIALGDLEVKVQTLSEKDELGKALAKMVESLRNTAKEAEEVALGNLNFEVELLSDKDVLGQAHQKMLQSLRAKVRFAEEIALGDLSLDFTPGEKDVLGKALVKMIDNLRHMADDIEKIAGGDLTVKIRVHSDKDAFGLALSAMVEKVKAIIHDVRMAADQVAAGSQELSGSSQQVSQGASEQAAAVEEISSAMEELASTVSQTADHARQTAAISTKAAADAVEGGKAVEETVVAMQHIAEKIELIEEIARQTNLLALNAAIEAARAGEHGKGFAVVAAEVRKLAERSQHSAQEIKGVASASVATASGAGRLINEIVPQIQKTAELVHEIDAASNEQARGIDENARAIQQFDQVIQANSAAAEEMASTSEQLTAQAAQLQESISFFKVDGEGSPRPQGRPMSVTASPAGAKIAAPKGKGVKLSLPIGGNDGDFERY is encoded by the coding sequence ATGATCCGCTTGTCTGATATGAAGGTCGCGTCCAAGCTTACTCTTTGTTTTACCGTAATGATCCTGTTCATGGCCGTTATCGGTGGAGGAGGCTATGTTGGCCTGAGCCAACTCGATAAAAATCTCCTTGATATCTCTGAAAAGAGGATGCCCGCCAATAATTATCTGCTTTCGGCTGACCGGGATCTGCAGCAGCTTCTCGTGGCCGAACGGTCAATGATTTTTGCCAGTACCGAAACGGATGTTTTTAAGCAGCTGGTTAAGGAGTATGAGGAAAATCTCGGCCAGGTCGTCCAACGGATGGGTAAGTACAAGGCGCTTGCCCAGACGCCCAAGGAAAAGGAGCTGCTGGCTCAATTTGATAAGTCTTTTGCCGTTTGGCAGACTATTTCCCGTCAGGTTGTCAACGGCAGGGTGGAGGATACCCGCGAGGGGCGAAACCTTGCCTTGGATCTGACCTTGGGGCAGGCAAAAGCTCGGTTCGAGGAGATGCGGGGCATCATCGACAAACTGCAGGACCTCAATGGTACCTATATCGAGAAGGCACAGGCGGATGCTGTCCGGACCTATAATGTGGCGGTGATCATGCTGGCGTCTGTGATCGGCGGTGGCGCCTGTATTGCAATCCTGCTCGCCCTGCTGGTCAGCAGAAATATAACCGTTCCTCTGGCTAGGGCGTTGGAGGTGAATGAGCGTCTTGCCCTTGGTGATACGGAACTGCAGATTCAGGTGGATCGGAAGGATGAGGTGGGTGCCATGCTAGGCGCCATGGCTAAGGTGGTGGAAAACTTTAAGGCCACAGCCCGGGTGGCCGGGCAGATCGCCCTGGGTGATCTGGAGGTTAAGGTCCAGACCCTTTCCGAGAAGGACGAGTTGGGCAAGGCACTGGCCAAAATGGTGGAGAGCCTGAGGAATACAGCCAAAGAGGCAGAAGAGGTTGCTCTCGGCAATCTCAATTTCGAGGTGGAGCTGTTATCGGATAAGGATGTCTTGGGCCAGGCCCATCAGAAGATGCTGCAAAGTCTGCGGGCCAAGGTCAGGTTTGCGGAGGAGATTGCCCTCGGGGATCTTTCCCTTGATTTTACTCCTGGAGAAAAAGACGTGCTGGGCAAGGCCCTGGTTAAAATGATCGATAACCTCAGGCACATGGCGGACGATATCGAGAAAATTGCCGGCGGCGATTTGACCGTGAAGATCCGAGTGCATTCCGACAAGGATGCCTTTGGTCTGGCTCTGTCCGCCATGGTTGAAAAGGTTAAGGCTATCATCCATGATGTGCGAATGGCTGCGGATCAGGTTGCAGCGGGCAGTCAGGAATTGAGTGGAAGTTCTCAGCAGGTTTCCCAGGGAGCGAGTGAACAGGCGGCTGCGGTGGAGGAGATCTCTTCCGCCATGGAAGAACTGGCCAGTACCGTATCCCAAACCGCTGATCACGCTCGGCAGACCGCAGCCATTTCCACCAAGGCTGCAGCCGATGCCGTGGAGGGCGGCAAGGCGGTGGAGGAAACCGTGGTGGCGATGCAACATATTGCCGAAAAGATCGAGTTGATTGAGGAGATCGCTCGGCAAACCAACCTGCTGGCCTTGAACGCCGCCATCGAAGCGGCCCGGGCCGGAGAACACGGCAAGGGTTTTGCCGTAGTCGCCGCCGAGGTACGGAAGCTTGCCGAACGCAGTCAGCATTCCGCCCAAGAGATCAAGGGGGTTGCCAGTGCCAGTGTGGCAACGGCTTCCGGTGCCGGAAGGCTCATCAATGAGATCGTGCCGCAGATCCAGAAAACGGCGGAGCTGGTCCATGAAATAGACGCAGCCAGTAACGAGCAGGCCAGGGGCATTGACGAAAATGCCCGCGCCATCCAGCAGTTTGACCAAGTGATCCAGGCCAATAGCGCGGCTGCCGAAGAGATGGCCTCCACCAGCGAGCAACTTACGGCACAGGCGGCTCAGTTGCAGGAGAGCATTAGTTTTTTCAAGGTGGATGGTGAAGGCAGTCCCCGTCCGCAGGGGCGGCCCATGTCGGTTACTGCTAGTCCGGCTGGGGCAAAAATAGCAGCCCCCAAGGGGAAAGGGGTGAAACTCTCCCTGCCAATCGGCGGCAATGATGGCGATTTCGAGCGTTATTGA